From a region of the Globicephala melas chromosome 19, mGloMel1.2, whole genome shotgun sequence genome:
- the LOC132593287 gene encoding rho guanine nucleotide exchange factor 1 isoform X1 — protein MEAEDVARGAAPGPPRPGLVPISIIGAEDEDFENELKTNPEEQNNQYQSLDQVKRRPAHLMALLQHVAMQFEPGPLLCCLHADMLGSLGPKEAKKAFGDFCHSFLDKCAILRVTVPPTVAFELDRTRPDLLSEDVQRHFVQEVVQTQQAAVSRQLEDFRSKKLMGMTPWEQELIQLGAWVGRDRATYEARERHLAERQLAHLEDMQHTISNDEEKSAAVVSAITLYMRHLGVRTKSGDKKSGRNFFRKKVMGNRRSEEPTKTKKGLSSFLDAARWNRGEPQGEVPSLSPAPTSPCCPHLMVPSLVSAPDFRHLKVEADGEKPGLTERKGGLGVPSRDRNVGAPGQDTPGVSLHPLSGDSPDREPGVDALPELGDPPPQGPASLEPAAPLESTEEGADTERLSGRLGRSESLRVSDRRRPSRGSLGAKGRGGGRSRSDVDMDPSSATAVLGPARRATPEPGDEGEPGRSGLELEPEEPPGWRELVPPGTLHSLPKSQVKRQEVISELLVTEAAHVRMLRVLYDLFYQPMADGGFFSLEELQNIFPSLDELIEVHSLFLDRLMKRRQDSGYLIEEIGDVLLAQFDGTEGSWFQKISSRFCSRQSFALEQLKAKQRKEPRFCAFVQEAESRPRCRRLQLKDMIPTEMQRLTKYPLLLQSIGQNTEEPAEREKVELAAECCREILHHVNQAVRDMEDLLRLKDYQRRLDLSHLRQSSDPMLSEFKNLDITKKKLVHEGPLTWRVTKDKAVEVHVLLLDDLLLLLQRQDERLLLKSHSRTLTPTPDGKTMLRPVLRLTSAMTREVATDHKAFYVIFTWDQEAQIYELVAQTVSERKNWCALITETAGSLKVPARTSRPKHRPSPSSTREPLLSSSENGNGGREMPPADGRMERIFSALLPFCRPGPEGQLAAKALQKVLSLKQLLLPSEEDSGVGPPLEGDGVPGGGPPSPPQPQEIREELLSLEETIKQLEEVEEEFCRLRLLLSPLGENTVPQSGCT, from the exons ctctgctgcctgcACGCGGACATGCTGGGCTCACTGGGCCCCAAGGAGGCCAAGAAGGCCTTCGGCGACTTCTGCCACAGCTTCCTGGATAAGTGTGCG ATTCTGCGGGTGACGGTCCCTCCCACCGTGGCCTTTGAACTTG ACCGCACGCGGCCCGATCTCCTCTCCGAGGATGTCCAGCGGCATTTCGTGCAGGAGGTGGTGCAGACCCAGCAGGCAGCTGTCAGCCGGCAGCTGGAGGACTTCCGCTCCAAGAAGCTCATGGGCATGACACCCTGGGAGCAGGAGCTGATccagctgggggcctgggttgggCGGGACCGCGCCACCTATGAGGCCCGGGAGCGGCACCTGGCTGAGCGGCAGCTGGCCCACCTGGAGGACATGCA acACACCATCTCTAACGATGAGGAAAAGAG TGCTGCTGTGGTCAGTGCCATCACCCTGTACATGCGCCACCTCGGGGTGCGGACCAAGAGTGGAGACAAGAAGTCGGGGAGGAATTTCTTCCGGAAAAAG GTGATGGGGAACCGGCGGTCAGAAGAGCCGACCAAGACCAAGAAAGGACTGAGCAGCTTCCTGGATGCCGCCCGCTGGAACCGGGGAGAGCCCCAGGGTGAGGTGCCCAGCCTCAGCCCCGCCCCGACTTCCCCATGCTGCCCCCACCTCATGGTCCCATCTCTCGTTTCAGCCCCAGATTTTCGACACCTCAAAGTTGAGGCTGATG GTGAGAAGCCAGGCCTTACAGAACGTAAGGGAGGTCTGGGGGTGCCCTCCCGGGACCGGAATGTCGGAGCCCCTGGGCAGGACACCCCCGGAGTTTCTCTGCACCCTCTGTCTGGGGACAGCCCTGACCGGGAACCAG GTGTTGACGCCCTCCCGGAGCTGGGGGACCCGCCCCCGCAGGGCCCAGCCAGCCTGGAGCCTGCAGCGCCCCtggagagcacagaggagggtgCTGACACGGAGAG GCTGTCGGGGCGTCTGGGGCGCTCGGAGAGCCTGCGGGTGAGTGACCGCCGCCGGCCTTCCCGGGGCAGCCTCGGGGCTAAGGGCCGGGGTGGGGGCCGCTCCCGGAGCGACGTGGACATGGACCCCAGCTCCGCCACGGCCGTGCTTGGCCCTGCCCGACGAGCCAC CCCCGAGCCTGGAGATGAGGGGGAGCCGGGCCGATCGGGACTAGAGCTGGAACCAGAAGAGCCCCCCGGCTGGCGGGAACTCGTCCCCCCGGGCACCCTGCACAGCCTTCCCAAGAGCCAGGTGAAGCGGCAGGAGGTCATCAGCG AGCTGCTGGTGACAGAGGCGGCCCACGTGCGCATGCTCCGGGTGCTCTATGACCTCTTCTACCAGCCCATGGCGGATGGGGGCTTCTTCTCCCTGGAGGAGCTACAGAACATCTTCCCCAGCCTGGACGAGCTCATCGAGGTGCATT CCCTGTTCCTTGATCGCCTGATGAAGCGGAGGCAGGACAGTGGCTACCTCATTGAGGAGATCGGAGATGTGCTGCTGGCCCAG TTTGATGGTACCGAGGGCTCCTGGTTCCAGAAAATCTCCTCCCGCTTCTGCAGCCGCCAGTCGTTTGCCTTAGAGCAGCTCAAAGCCAAACAGCGCAAGGAGCCTCGGTTCTGTGCCTTCGTGCAG GAGGCCGAGAGCCGCCCCCGGTGCCGCCGCCTGCAGCTGAAGGACATGATCCCCACGGAGATGCAGCGTCTGACCAAGTACCCGCTGCTGCTGCAGAGCATCGGGCAGAACACAG AAGAGCCTGCGGAACGGGAGAAAGTGGAGCTGGCGGCTGAGTGCTGCAGGGAAATTCTGCACCACGTCAACCAAGCCGTGCGCGACATGGAGGACCTGCTG CGGCTCAAGGATTATCAGAGGCGCCTGGATTTGTCCCACCTGCGGCAGAGCAGCGACCCCATGCTGAGCGAGTTCAAg aacCTGGATATCACCAAGAAGAAGCTGGTCCATGAGGGCCCGCTGACGTGGCGGGTGACTAAGGACAAGGCTGTGG AGGTCCACGTCCTGCTGCTGGAcgacctgctgctgctgctgcagcgcCAGGATGAGCGGCTGCTGCTCAAATCGCACAGCCGGACGCTGACGCCCACGCCCGACGGCAAGACCATGCTGCGGCCCGTGCTGCGGCTCACCTCCGCCATGACCCGAGAGGTGGCCACCG aTCACAAAGCCTTCTATGTCATTTTTACCTGGGACCAGGAGGCCCAGATATACGAGCTGGTGGCCCAGACCGTGTCGGAGCGGAAGAA CTGGTGTGCCCTCATCACTGAGACCGCTGGATCCCTGAAGGTCCCTGCCCGCACCTCCCGACCCAAACACCGGCCCAGCCCCAGCAG CACCCGTGAACCCCTGCTCAGCAGCTCTGAGAACGGCAACGGTGGCCGAGAGATGCCTCCGGCTGACG GCCGGATGGAGAGAATCTTCAGCGCCCTCCTGCCCTTCTGCAGACCAGGCCCTGAGGGCCAGCTCGCCGCCAAGGCCCTTCAGAAAG TGCTGTCCCTGAAGCAGCTCCTGCTTCCCTCGGAGGAAGACAGCGGGGTGGGGCCTCCGCTCGAAGGCGATGGAGTCCCAGGGGGCGGCCCCCCAAGCCCACCACAGCCCCAGGAAATTCGGGAGGAGCTGCTCAGCCTGGAGGAGACCATTAAACAGCTGGAG gaggtggaggaggagttTTGCCGCCTGAGACTCCTCCTGTCTCCGCTCGGGGAGAACACTGTCCCCCAGTCTGGCTGTACCTGA
- the LOC132593287 gene encoding rho guanine nucleotide exchange factor 1 isoform X3, translating into MEAEDVARGAAPGPPRPGLVPISIIGAEDEDFENELKTNPEEQNNQYQSLDQVKRRPAHLMALLQHVAMQFEPGPLLCCLHADMLGSLGPKEAKKAFGDFCHSFLDKCAILRVTVPPTVAFELDRTRPDLLSEDVQRHFVQEVVQTQQAAVSRQLEDFRSKKLMGMTPWEQELIQLGAWVGRDRATYEARERHLAERQLAHLEDMQHTISNDEEKSAAVVSAITLYMRHLGVRTKSGDKKSGRNFFRKKVMGNRRSEEPTKTKKGLSSFLDAARWNRGEPQAPDFRHLKVEADGEKPGLTERKGGLGVPSRDRNVGAPGQDTPGVSLHPLSGDSPDREPGVDALPELGDPPPQGPASLEPAAPLESTEEGADTESPEPGDEGEPGRSGLELEPEEPPGWRELVPPGTLHSLPKSQVKRQEVISELLVTEAAHVRMLRVLYDLFYQPMADGGFFSLEELQNIFPSLDELIEVHSLFLDRLMKRRQDSGYLIEEIGDVLLAQFDGTEGSWFQKISSRFCSRQSFALEQLKAKQRKEPRFCAFVQEAESRPRCRRLQLKDMIPTEMQRLTKYPLLLQSIGQNTEEPAEREKVELAAECCREILHHVNQAVRDMEDLLRLKDYQRRLDLSHLRQSSDPMLSEFKNLDITKKKLVHEGPLTWRVTKDKAVEVHVLLLDDLLLLLQRQDERLLLKSHSRTLTPTPDGKTMLRPVLRLTSAMTREVATDHKAFYVIFTWDQEAQIYELVAQTVSERKNWCALITETAGSLKVPARTSRPKHRPSPSSTREPLLSSSENGNGGREMPPADGRMERIFSALLPFCRPGPEGQLAAKALQKVLSLKQLLLPSEEDSGVGPPLEGDGVPGGGPPSPPQPQEIREELLSLEETIKQLEEVEEEFCRLRLLLSPLGENTVPQSGCT; encoded by the exons ctctgctgcctgcACGCGGACATGCTGGGCTCACTGGGCCCCAAGGAGGCCAAGAAGGCCTTCGGCGACTTCTGCCACAGCTTCCTGGATAAGTGTGCG ATTCTGCGGGTGACGGTCCCTCCCACCGTGGCCTTTGAACTTG ACCGCACGCGGCCCGATCTCCTCTCCGAGGATGTCCAGCGGCATTTCGTGCAGGAGGTGGTGCAGACCCAGCAGGCAGCTGTCAGCCGGCAGCTGGAGGACTTCCGCTCCAAGAAGCTCATGGGCATGACACCCTGGGAGCAGGAGCTGATccagctgggggcctgggttgggCGGGACCGCGCCACCTATGAGGCCCGGGAGCGGCACCTGGCTGAGCGGCAGCTGGCCCACCTGGAGGACATGCA acACACCATCTCTAACGATGAGGAAAAGAG TGCTGCTGTGGTCAGTGCCATCACCCTGTACATGCGCCACCTCGGGGTGCGGACCAAGAGTGGAGACAAGAAGTCGGGGAGGAATTTCTTCCGGAAAAAG GTGATGGGGAACCGGCGGTCAGAAGAGCCGACCAAGACCAAGAAAGGACTGAGCAGCTTCCTGGATGCCGCCCGCTGGAACCGGGGAGAGCCCCAGG CCCCAGATTTTCGACACCTCAAAGTTGAGGCTGATG GTGAGAAGCCAGGCCTTACAGAACGTAAGGGAGGTCTGGGGGTGCCCTCCCGGGACCGGAATGTCGGAGCCCCTGGGCAGGACACCCCCGGAGTTTCTCTGCACCCTCTGTCTGGGGACAGCCCTGACCGGGAACCAG GTGTTGACGCCCTCCCGGAGCTGGGGGACCCGCCCCCGCAGGGCCCAGCCAGCCTGGAGCCTGCAGCGCCCCtggagagcacagaggagggtgCTGACACGGAGAG CCCCGAGCCTGGAGATGAGGGGGAGCCGGGCCGATCGGGACTAGAGCTGGAACCAGAAGAGCCCCCCGGCTGGCGGGAACTCGTCCCCCCGGGCACCCTGCACAGCCTTCCCAAGAGCCAGGTGAAGCGGCAGGAGGTCATCAGCG AGCTGCTGGTGACAGAGGCGGCCCACGTGCGCATGCTCCGGGTGCTCTATGACCTCTTCTACCAGCCCATGGCGGATGGGGGCTTCTTCTCCCTGGAGGAGCTACAGAACATCTTCCCCAGCCTGGACGAGCTCATCGAGGTGCATT CCCTGTTCCTTGATCGCCTGATGAAGCGGAGGCAGGACAGTGGCTACCTCATTGAGGAGATCGGAGATGTGCTGCTGGCCCAG TTTGATGGTACCGAGGGCTCCTGGTTCCAGAAAATCTCCTCCCGCTTCTGCAGCCGCCAGTCGTTTGCCTTAGAGCAGCTCAAAGCCAAACAGCGCAAGGAGCCTCGGTTCTGTGCCTTCGTGCAG GAGGCCGAGAGCCGCCCCCGGTGCCGCCGCCTGCAGCTGAAGGACATGATCCCCACGGAGATGCAGCGTCTGACCAAGTACCCGCTGCTGCTGCAGAGCATCGGGCAGAACACAG AAGAGCCTGCGGAACGGGAGAAAGTGGAGCTGGCGGCTGAGTGCTGCAGGGAAATTCTGCACCACGTCAACCAAGCCGTGCGCGACATGGAGGACCTGCTG CGGCTCAAGGATTATCAGAGGCGCCTGGATTTGTCCCACCTGCGGCAGAGCAGCGACCCCATGCTGAGCGAGTTCAAg aacCTGGATATCACCAAGAAGAAGCTGGTCCATGAGGGCCCGCTGACGTGGCGGGTGACTAAGGACAAGGCTGTGG AGGTCCACGTCCTGCTGCTGGAcgacctgctgctgctgctgcagcgcCAGGATGAGCGGCTGCTGCTCAAATCGCACAGCCGGACGCTGACGCCCACGCCCGACGGCAAGACCATGCTGCGGCCCGTGCTGCGGCTCACCTCCGCCATGACCCGAGAGGTGGCCACCG aTCACAAAGCCTTCTATGTCATTTTTACCTGGGACCAGGAGGCCCAGATATACGAGCTGGTGGCCCAGACCGTGTCGGAGCGGAAGAA CTGGTGTGCCCTCATCACTGAGACCGCTGGATCCCTGAAGGTCCCTGCCCGCACCTCCCGACCCAAACACCGGCCCAGCCCCAGCAG CACCCGTGAACCCCTGCTCAGCAGCTCTGAGAACGGCAACGGTGGCCGAGAGATGCCTCCGGCTGACG GCCGGATGGAGAGAATCTTCAGCGCCCTCCTGCCCTTCTGCAGACCAGGCCCTGAGGGCCAGCTCGCCGCCAAGGCCCTTCAGAAAG TGCTGTCCCTGAAGCAGCTCCTGCTTCCCTCGGAGGAAGACAGCGGGGTGGGGCCTCCGCTCGAAGGCGATGGAGTCCCAGGGGGCGGCCCCCCAAGCCCACCACAGCCCCAGGAAATTCGGGAGGAGCTGCTCAGCCTGGAGGAGACCATTAAACAGCTGGAG gaggtggaggaggagttTTGCCGCCTGAGACTCCTCCTGTCTCCGCTCGGGGAGAACACTGTCCCCCAGTCTGGCTGTACCTGA
- the LOC132593287 gene encoding rho guanine nucleotide exchange factor 1 isoform X2 — translation MEAEDVARGAAPGPPRPGLVPISIIGAEDEDFENELKTNPEEQNNQYQSLDQVKRRPAHLMALLQHVAMQFEPGPLLCCLHADMLGSLGPKEAKKAFGDFCHSFLDKCAILRVTVPPTVAFELDRTRPDLLSEDVQRHFVQEVVQTQQAAVSRQLEDFRSKKLMGMTPWEQELIQLGAWVGRDRATYEARERHLAERQLAHLEDMQHTISNDEEKSAAVVSAITLYMRHLGVRTKSGDKKSGRNFFRKKVMGNRRSEEPTKTKKGLSSFLDAARWNRGEPQAPDFRHLKVEADGEKPGLTERKGGLGVPSRDRNVGAPGQDTPGVSLHPLSGDSPDREPGVDALPELGDPPPQGPASLEPAAPLESTEEGADTERLSGRLGRSESLRVSDRRRPSRGSLGAKGRGGGRSRSDVDMDPSSATAVLGPARRATPEPGDEGEPGRSGLELEPEEPPGWRELVPPGTLHSLPKSQVKRQEVISELLVTEAAHVRMLRVLYDLFYQPMADGGFFSLEELQNIFPSLDELIEVHSLFLDRLMKRRQDSGYLIEEIGDVLLAQFDGTEGSWFQKISSRFCSRQSFALEQLKAKQRKEPRFCAFVQEAESRPRCRRLQLKDMIPTEMQRLTKYPLLLQSIGQNTEEPAEREKVELAAECCREILHHVNQAVRDMEDLLRLKDYQRRLDLSHLRQSSDPMLSEFKNLDITKKKLVHEGPLTWRVTKDKAVEVHVLLLDDLLLLLQRQDERLLLKSHSRTLTPTPDGKTMLRPVLRLTSAMTREVATDHKAFYVIFTWDQEAQIYELVAQTVSERKNWCALITETAGSLKVPARTSRPKHRPSPSSTREPLLSSSENGNGGREMPPADGRMERIFSALLPFCRPGPEGQLAAKALQKVLSLKQLLLPSEEDSGVGPPLEGDGVPGGGPPSPPQPQEIREELLSLEETIKQLEEVEEEFCRLRLLLSPLGENTVPQSGCT, via the exons ctctgctgcctgcACGCGGACATGCTGGGCTCACTGGGCCCCAAGGAGGCCAAGAAGGCCTTCGGCGACTTCTGCCACAGCTTCCTGGATAAGTGTGCG ATTCTGCGGGTGACGGTCCCTCCCACCGTGGCCTTTGAACTTG ACCGCACGCGGCCCGATCTCCTCTCCGAGGATGTCCAGCGGCATTTCGTGCAGGAGGTGGTGCAGACCCAGCAGGCAGCTGTCAGCCGGCAGCTGGAGGACTTCCGCTCCAAGAAGCTCATGGGCATGACACCCTGGGAGCAGGAGCTGATccagctgggggcctgggttgggCGGGACCGCGCCACCTATGAGGCCCGGGAGCGGCACCTGGCTGAGCGGCAGCTGGCCCACCTGGAGGACATGCA acACACCATCTCTAACGATGAGGAAAAGAG TGCTGCTGTGGTCAGTGCCATCACCCTGTACATGCGCCACCTCGGGGTGCGGACCAAGAGTGGAGACAAGAAGTCGGGGAGGAATTTCTTCCGGAAAAAG GTGATGGGGAACCGGCGGTCAGAAGAGCCGACCAAGACCAAGAAAGGACTGAGCAGCTTCCTGGATGCCGCCCGCTGGAACCGGGGAGAGCCCCAGG CCCCAGATTTTCGACACCTCAAAGTTGAGGCTGATG GTGAGAAGCCAGGCCTTACAGAACGTAAGGGAGGTCTGGGGGTGCCCTCCCGGGACCGGAATGTCGGAGCCCCTGGGCAGGACACCCCCGGAGTTTCTCTGCACCCTCTGTCTGGGGACAGCCCTGACCGGGAACCAG GTGTTGACGCCCTCCCGGAGCTGGGGGACCCGCCCCCGCAGGGCCCAGCCAGCCTGGAGCCTGCAGCGCCCCtggagagcacagaggagggtgCTGACACGGAGAG GCTGTCGGGGCGTCTGGGGCGCTCGGAGAGCCTGCGGGTGAGTGACCGCCGCCGGCCTTCCCGGGGCAGCCTCGGGGCTAAGGGCCGGGGTGGGGGCCGCTCCCGGAGCGACGTGGACATGGACCCCAGCTCCGCCACGGCCGTGCTTGGCCCTGCCCGACGAGCCAC CCCCGAGCCTGGAGATGAGGGGGAGCCGGGCCGATCGGGACTAGAGCTGGAACCAGAAGAGCCCCCCGGCTGGCGGGAACTCGTCCCCCCGGGCACCCTGCACAGCCTTCCCAAGAGCCAGGTGAAGCGGCAGGAGGTCATCAGCG AGCTGCTGGTGACAGAGGCGGCCCACGTGCGCATGCTCCGGGTGCTCTATGACCTCTTCTACCAGCCCATGGCGGATGGGGGCTTCTTCTCCCTGGAGGAGCTACAGAACATCTTCCCCAGCCTGGACGAGCTCATCGAGGTGCATT CCCTGTTCCTTGATCGCCTGATGAAGCGGAGGCAGGACAGTGGCTACCTCATTGAGGAGATCGGAGATGTGCTGCTGGCCCAG TTTGATGGTACCGAGGGCTCCTGGTTCCAGAAAATCTCCTCCCGCTTCTGCAGCCGCCAGTCGTTTGCCTTAGAGCAGCTCAAAGCCAAACAGCGCAAGGAGCCTCGGTTCTGTGCCTTCGTGCAG GAGGCCGAGAGCCGCCCCCGGTGCCGCCGCCTGCAGCTGAAGGACATGATCCCCACGGAGATGCAGCGTCTGACCAAGTACCCGCTGCTGCTGCAGAGCATCGGGCAGAACACAG AAGAGCCTGCGGAACGGGAGAAAGTGGAGCTGGCGGCTGAGTGCTGCAGGGAAATTCTGCACCACGTCAACCAAGCCGTGCGCGACATGGAGGACCTGCTG CGGCTCAAGGATTATCAGAGGCGCCTGGATTTGTCCCACCTGCGGCAGAGCAGCGACCCCATGCTGAGCGAGTTCAAg aacCTGGATATCACCAAGAAGAAGCTGGTCCATGAGGGCCCGCTGACGTGGCGGGTGACTAAGGACAAGGCTGTGG AGGTCCACGTCCTGCTGCTGGAcgacctgctgctgctgctgcagcgcCAGGATGAGCGGCTGCTGCTCAAATCGCACAGCCGGACGCTGACGCCCACGCCCGACGGCAAGACCATGCTGCGGCCCGTGCTGCGGCTCACCTCCGCCATGACCCGAGAGGTGGCCACCG aTCACAAAGCCTTCTATGTCATTTTTACCTGGGACCAGGAGGCCCAGATATACGAGCTGGTGGCCCAGACCGTGTCGGAGCGGAAGAA CTGGTGTGCCCTCATCACTGAGACCGCTGGATCCCTGAAGGTCCCTGCCCGCACCTCCCGACCCAAACACCGGCCCAGCCCCAGCAG CACCCGTGAACCCCTGCTCAGCAGCTCTGAGAACGGCAACGGTGGCCGAGAGATGCCTCCGGCTGACG GCCGGATGGAGAGAATCTTCAGCGCCCTCCTGCCCTTCTGCAGACCAGGCCCTGAGGGCCAGCTCGCCGCCAAGGCCCTTCAGAAAG TGCTGTCCCTGAAGCAGCTCCTGCTTCCCTCGGAGGAAGACAGCGGGGTGGGGCCTCCGCTCGAAGGCGATGGAGTCCCAGGGGGCGGCCCCCCAAGCCCACCACAGCCCCAGGAAATTCGGGAGGAGCTGCTCAGCCTGGAGGAGACCATTAAACAGCTGGAG gaggtggaggaggagttTTGCCGCCTGAGACTCCTCCTGTCTCCGCTCGGGGAGAACACTGTCCCCCAGTCTGGCTGTACCTGA
- the LOC115862374 gene encoding ETS domain-containing transcription factor ERF-like, translating into MDCSCVSDLLFAPPALPALWTPGFAFPDWAYKPESSPGSRQIQLWHFILELLQKEEYQGVIAWQGDYGEFVIKDPDEVARLWGIRKCKPHMNYDKLSRALRYYYNKRILHKTKGKRFTYKFNFSKVVLVNYPLLDMAAATTGSPLLLTPGPFGGAPGPDAPPLTPETLQTLFSAPRLGEPAARAPLFTPETDKLRLDSPFPFLGSGATGYSKPPGLLGPFGRAFPEHPWNFSPYLTGPFPKLPPPLYPPHFYPNPLAGSLGHLPAAGAGGSPSAAPLLAAAAEGLGPERPSGLAAAPRLALPRAGGPEAALGGKDSDSELEITDVSGCSSDSEGEEGLPAPSKAKAGKGGVGS; encoded by the exons ATGGACTGTAGCTGCGTCTCCGACCTTCTCTTCGCCCCGCCTGCCCTGCCGGCTCTCTGGACCCCTG GGTTTGCCTTCCCGGATTGGGCGTACAAGCCGGAGTCGTCCCCCGGCTCGAGGCAGATCCAGCTGTGGCACTTTATCCTGGAGCTGCTGCAGAAGGAGGAGTACCAGGGTGTCATCGCCTGGCAGGGGGACTACGGGGAATTCGTCATCAAGGACCCCGACGAGGTGGCTCGGCTCTGGGGCATCCGGAAGTGCAAGCCCCACATGAACTATGACAAGCTGAGCCGGGCCCTGcg TTACTACTACAACAAGCGGATTCTCCACAAGACCAAAGGGAAGCGGTTCACCTACAAGTTCAACTTCAGCAAAGTCGTGCTTGTCAATTACCCACTGTTGGACATGGCGGCAGCCACCACGGGCTCTCCACTCTTGCTGACCCCGGGTCCCTTTGGGGGAGCCCCTGGGCCAGAtgctcctcccctcacccccgaG acCCTGCAGACCCTGTTCTCTGCCCCACGCCTGGGAGAGCCGGCGGCCCGGGCACCCCTGTTCACCCCCGAGACAGACAAACTGCGTCTGGACAGCCCTTTCCCGTTCCTGGGCTCTG GTGCCACCGGCTATTCCAAGCCCCCCGGCCTGCTGGGTCCCTTCGGCCGCGCCTTCCCAGAGCACCCCTGGAACTTTAGCCCGTACCTCACCGGCCCCTTCCCCAAGCTGCCCCCGCCTCTCTACCCGCCCCACTTCTACCCCAACCCTCTGGCAGGTTCCCTGGGCCACCTGCCCGCAGCAGGGGCAGGGGGAAGCCCCAGCGCTGCGCCCCTGCTGGCTGCCGCCGCGGAGGGCCTGGGCCCCGAGCGCCCCTCGGGCCTGGCAGCAGCCCCTCGCCTGGCACTGCCGAGGGCTGGGGGCCCAGAGGCCGCGCTGGGGGGCAAGGACAGCGACTCGGAGCTGGAGATTACCGACGTCAGCGGCTGCAGCTCTGACAGCGAGGGAGAGGAGGGCCTCCCCGCGCCCTCCAAGGCCAAGGCGGGCAAAGGGGGTGTCGGCAGCTGA